From the Misgurnus anguillicaudatus chromosome 17, ASM2758022v2, whole genome shotgun sequence genome, one window contains:
- the LOC129451502 gene encoding myosin light chain 3, skeletal muscle isoform, with product MAPPKSVPNKEGKSVPAAKEGPATGATKPEPPKPAQDTSAPSKTSKAPEKTNPAPGPASATAAQEPAEAPNTDFKYDPAIVGNLTPEQLEEFKETFLLFARTPVGGMQITLAQCGDVIRALGQNPTNAEVLNVLGKPKPEEMESRLIDFEAFLPMYHQVLKTTKSGTFDDFVEGLRVFDREGNGTVMGAELRHVLATLGERLTEGEVEQLMSGQEDTNGCIKYEDFIRHVMTG from the exons ATGGCTCCACCAAAGTCAGTGCCCAACAAAGAAGGGAAGTCGGTCCCAGCTGCCAAGGAAGGGCCCGCAACTGGAGCAACAAAACCAGAACCACCGAAACCAGCACAAGACACATCCGCTCCTTCGAAAACCTCAAAAGCTCCTGAAAAGACCAATCCTGCACCTGGACCGGCATCAGCGACAGCAGCCCAGGAACCAGCTGAAGCCCCAAATACAGATTTCAAATATGATCCCGCCATTGTA GGTAACCTCACTCCTGAACAACTTGAAG AATTCAAAGAAACGTTCCTGCTGTTTGCCAGAACACCCGTAGGGGGGATGCAGATCACATTAGCTCAATGTGGAGATGTGATCCGAGCTTTGGGTCAGAACCCAACCAATGCTGAAGTACTGAACGTCCTCGGGAAACCAAAGCCAGAAG agATGGAGTCCAGGTTGATCGACTTTGAGGCTTTTCTGCCCATGTACCACCAagttttaaaaacaactaaaagTGGCACATTTGATGATTTTGTGGAGGGCCTTCGGGTCTTTGACAGAGAAGGCAATGGAACAGTCATGGGGGCTGAACTACGCCACGTGCTTGCGACTTTGG gtgagagactgactgaaggTGAGGTGGAGCAGCTCATGTCCGGACAAGAGGACACAAATGGTTGTATTAAATATGAGG ACTTTATAAGACATGTCATGACTGGATGA